The genomic stretch ACTCAGCCGAGTCCGGGACTGTGCGGGTGTTCGGCAAAGGCGCGCGTGAGCGCATTGCCCCGGTGGGACGGAAGGCAGCGGCCGCCGTCGACGATTATCTGCGGGCCGCCCGTCCTGAACTTCTGGGCACAGAGAACGAGGAAGCGCTCTTTCTGTCCAAGGACGGGCGCAGGTTATCGGGACGTTCGATCCAGCGGATGATGAAGAAGTACCTGTCGCGGGCTGGATTGCCCCGGTCGAGGACTCCACACTCCATGCGCCATTCCTTTGCAACTCACCTCCTGGATGGGGGGGCAGACATCAGGGCTGTGCAGGAACTCCTGGGCCACAAGGACATCTCCACGACCCAGATATACACTAGTGTTTCCCGGGAAAGACTTTACACCGTGTACTCGAAGTCCCATCCCAGGGCTTGACGGAGGTGCGGACATTGGACCACCGGTATGCCAGAGGCTTCTCAGGCACCACCGTGATCGGGGTTCTGAGGGGCGGCAGATGTGCCATGGGCTCAGATGGGCAGGTCACACTGGGCGAGACGGTCATCAAGCACACCGCCAGGAAGATCCGCAAGCTCAGCGATGGCCAGGTGCTCGCCGGGTTCGCGGGATCCGCGGCAGACTCCCTCACGCTGCTCGAACGATTCGAGGCGAAGCTTTCGGAGTACAAGGGAAACCTGACTCGCGCCGCGGCGGAGCTCGCGAAAGAATGGAGAACCGACCGGGTCCTGCGGCGTCTGGAGGCGATGTTGGTCGTTGCGGACCGCGAGAGGATCCTGCTTCTCTCGGGTTCGGGCGAGATCCTGGAGCCGGATGATGGGATCGCGGCGGTGGGATCAGGCGCGCCCTATGCGCTGGCTGCCGCCAAAGCGCTCGTCAGCCACACTGAGCTTTCCGTCGCTGAGATCGTAAGGACATCATTGGAGATCGCCGGTCGGATATGCATATATTCCAACAGCCAGATAACGGTGGAGGAACTCTAGGCTGGAGGAGGTTTCATGGATCACCTGACCCCAAGGAAGATAGTGGAGGAACTGGACCGGTACATCGTCGGCCAGGACGCAGCCAAGAGAGCGGTGGCCATCGCGCTCCGGAACCGCCAACGAAGACTTGCTGTAAGTGAGGACATGCGCGATGAGATAAACCCCAAGAACATACTCATGATAGGCCCTACCGGAGTGGGCAAGACCGAGATAGCGAGGAGGCTCGCCCGCCTCGTGAACGCCCCTTTCATCAAAGTGGAGGCGACGAAGTTCACGGAGGTCGGGTATGTTGGCAGAGATGTGGATAGCATAATCCGGGACTTGGTGGAGACATCCATCAGGATGGTCCGGGCGGAGAAGATGGAGACAGTCTCCGACCGTGCCATGGCGCTTGCCAACGAGCGGCTCCTGGACTACCTTGCTCCGCTTCCCGCCCGGGAGCAAAGGGCAGTCAATCCTCTCGCGGCTCTGTTCGGGGGTCCACCTCCTAGGGACGAGGACGAGGACTCGTACGAAGCCCGGGTTCGCGAGGCGAAGGCCCGGAGGGCGTCTGTTCGGGAGAAACTGGCAGCGGGCGAGCTCGAGGACGAGTATGTGGAGATTGAGGTGGAGGACACCTCTCCCGGGGTCCTAGAGATCTTCTCCAACGCAGGAGTGGAGGAGCTCGGCCTGAACCTTCAGGATGTCCTGGGAGGGGTCTTGCCCAAGAAGCGCCGGCGGCGCAAGGCCAGGGTACGTGAAGCGCGCAGGGTCCTCTGCACGGAGGAGGCCAGCAAGCTCGTGGACATGGACGAGGTTGTCTCCGAGGCCATCTTCCGTGCCGAGCAGTCTGGAATCGTGTTCATCGATGAACTCGACAAGATCGCAGGGAAGAGCCAGGGGGCTGGCCCGGACGTCTCCCGGGAGGGGGTCCAGCGCGATATCCTCCCGATCGTTGAGGGATCTACCGTCCAGACGAAGCACGGGCCGGTGAAAACCGGGCACATCTTGTTCATTGCCGCGGGGGCGTTTCATTTGTCCAAGCCTTCGGACCTCATCCCGGAGCTCCAAGGCAGGTTTCCGATCAGA from Bacillota bacterium encodes the following:
- the hslU gene encoding ATP-dependent protease ATPase subunit HslU, with protein sequence MDHLTPRKIVEELDRYIVGQDAAKRAVAIALRNRQRRLAVSEDMRDEINPKNILMIGPTGVGKTEIARRLARLVNAPFIKVEATKFTEVGYVGRDVDSIIRDLVETSIRMVRAEKMETVSDRAMALANERLLDYLAPLPAREQRAVNPLAALFGGPPPRDEDEDSYEARVREAKARRASVREKLAAGELEDEYVEIEVEDTSPGVLEIFSNAGVEELGLNLQDVLGGVLPKKRRRRKARVREARRVLCTEEASKLVDMDEVVSEAIFRAEQSGIVFIDELDKIAGKSQGAGPDVSREGVQRDILPIVEGSTVQTKHGPVKTGHILFIAAGAFHLSKPSDLIPELQGRFPIR
- the hslV gene encoding ATP-dependent protease subunit HslV, whose translation is MDHRYARGFSGTTVIGVLRGGRCAMGSDGQVTLGETVIKHTARKIRKLSDGQVLAGFAGSAADSLTLLERFEAKLSEYKGNLTRAAAELAKEWRTDRVLRRLEAMLVVADRERILLLSGSGEILEPDDGIAAVGSGAPYALAAAKALVSHTELSVAEIVRTSLEIAGRICIYSNSQITVEEL